Part of the uncultured Desulfobacter sp. genome, GCTTATCTTGATAACAGCTACGATTTTTTATATTTTTATAGATATTTTAGGGCAGTGGGTCGAAAATGTCGGTGATTCTATTTACAATATTGAAACTAAAAATAAATGTAAATAAAAAAACACTGAAACCATAAAGCATTGTATGAAAGGAGAAATAGTGACCAATCCAATAAATAATTACTGGCAGCTAAAACTGGAGACCGTCAAACAACGTCTTGAAGCCAATAAGTTTGACGTCTATTTGGCTGATTCTGCAGAAGAGGCCAAAGAAATCGCCTTGGGCACGATCATTCCGCCTTTGGGGGCAAAAAGTGTTTCTTGGGGTGGCTCGGTCTCTTTTGTCTCCACCGGCCTTTTCAATACCTTAAAAGACTGCCCCGATTTTGAGGTGATGGATACTTTTGACACCAGTTTGTCGGCGGAGCAAAAGTTTGAGCTGCGCAGGCGTTCCCTGATGGCGGATCTGTTTATCACCGGGACAAACGCCATTACTGAAGATGGGCAATTAGTGAATCTGGATATGATCGGCAATCGGGTGGCGGCCATCATGTGGGGGCCTAAATATGTGCTGCTCATTGTGGGGCGTAACAAGATCTGCGCAGATATGGGCGCTGCCATGTACCGGGTTAAAAATTATGCCGCTCCTGTAAACTGCATGAAACTTGACAAAAAAACGCCCTGTGCAAAAACCGGGATCTGCCACGATTGTTCGGGCCCCGACAGAATTTGTAATTATTGGACCATCACGGAAAAATCCTTTGAACAGGGCCGCATAAAGATAATTCTTGTCAATGAGGATTTAGGTTTCTAAGCCCCCTAATACCGGATTTCAAAATGCGCTAACGCCGGATCCACCGAAACGGTTCGGGTGTTTACATCCTTTACCTCTGAAAAGGTGGAACCCTTTTGACACCAGGCCAGCATATCCTGAACATTTTCCTGATTCCCTTGGAACAGGGCGTGGACGGATCTGTCCGGCATATTTTTAACATATCCTGACAGCCGTCTCTTCTGGGCGGCCAGTTGGGTTTCATGTCTGAAGCATACGCCCTGGACCCTTCCTGTAATAATCACTTCCACAGCACAACGTGGGTTCACTTTTTGATCTCCTATATATTTGTTTGAAATTTTATGGTTTTTAAGATTTGCTTTTTTCAGGGCATCGGGGCCGAATTTGGCAAGCACCGAGTCCATGGCCCGGTCCACGGCCTCCCATTGCCTGTTATGTATTTGGGGTTCATCATCAAACAAAGAACGTTGAACCGGCGTTTCGGTGTCCTGAAATTCAGATACCCCAACCCCCACCAGACGGATTTTTTTTGTGATTTTTAAACCATGATATAAGGACAGTGCCTGGTCAAAAATGGCATTGGATGCGCAGATCCATGTGCCGAGTGTTTTGCTGCGGGTGATTTGGGAAAAATCGGAAAATTTGAGTTTAATGCCGACCTTTCTGCACCGCAGATTGGCGGCCCGCAGTTCATTGCCGACCCTGTGGGCCTGGGCAAGAAGCACGGATTTGACGTCGCCGGGGGTTGAAATATCATGGGATAACGTCACTTCGCCCGAGATGGATTTGCGGGGTCGTTCCGGCGCTATGGGGGTGGTGTCTATCCCCCGGGCCAATTGGAACAGCCGTTGACCGAAGCTGCCGAATTTGTAATTTAATAATTGGAGATCAAATTTTTTCACATCACCCAGGGTTTCAATGTGAAGGCGTTGCATTTGATTGATGGCCTTGGCTCCGACACCCGGTACCTTGCCGATGGGCAGGGTGTCAATCACCTGGGTCATGGCCGCTGGAGAAATAATGGTCAACCCGTCCGGCTTGTTCATGTCCGATGCGATTTTTGCCAGAAACCGGACCGGTGCCCCGCCGACTGAGCAGGTCAGGGCGAGCTGATTGACAATGTCTGCTTTGATTTTTTGGGCGGTCTGTTCGGGTGTGCCGATCAGTTTTTCACATCCTGTAATATCCAAAAAGGCCTCATCAATGGAAACGGGTTCCACCAAAGGGGAAAACTGCCTTAAAATGGCCATGATCTTTCTTGAGTCCCGGGCATATTTTTCCCGGCTGCCCGGCTGGATAATGATATGGGGACATTTTTGTCTGGCCTGGAACACCGGCATGGCTGAATGGATGCCGAATTGTCGTGCCTCGTAACTGGCCGCAGATACCACACTGCGGTTGGAATGGCCTGCCACAATGACAGGTTTGCCCAGAAGGTCCGGGTTGTCCCGCTGTTCCACTGACGCAAAAAAAGCATCCATGTCCACATGGAGGATCATGGGGTGAAAACTCCTCTTGGATCGGGTTAAAAATTGCTGTATTCTTTTACTTTTTAAAAATTGCTGTCAAGGATTGATTGTAATCTTTTTACACCTTCGAGAAGAGATAATAAAGATGCTATTCAGGCAGGGTCTATTTACAGTGTCGGCTGTGTTGTTTTTTTACCTTTCGGTTGGGTTTATCGGATGTTCATCTGACAGCTCCCAAAATACGCCTGCTTCCCAACCGCCTTCCAATGAAGGGCTTGCGCCCCTGGTGTATCAAAAATTGCCGGATAACATCCAGTGGCTCACTAATAATTCAGACCCGGTATTTGCCTCGGATAATGCCAAAAAAGGCGGGATGATCCGGGAGGCCATCATGAATTTTCCCATGACCTTCAGGGTGGTGGGACCGGATTCCAACGGCTCTTTTCGAAGTGCCATTCTAAACAATCAGCTCGCTTTGATCAATATCCATCCCGTCACCCGGCGCATCATCCCCGAGCTTGCTACCCACTGGGCCTATGGCCCCGATAAAAAGACCATGTATTTCAAACTGGACCCTGGTGCCCGGTGGTCGGACGGGGTGCCGGTGACGGCCAGGGACTATGTCTATACCCTGACCTTCATGCGTTCTGAGTATATTGTGGCGCCTTGGTACAATGATTATTATACCCGGGAGATCGAATCCGTCACCGCCTTTGACGATTACACCATTGGGGTAAAAAGCACCAAGGCCGTGCCCGATCTCTACCTGAAACTCGGCATCAGTCCGATTCCGGAACACTTTTTTAGAACCCTGGGAGATGATTTTGTATCCCGGTTCAACTGGGCTGTTGTGCCCAATACCGGGGCGTACCGGATCACTGATTTTAAGAAAGGGCGGTTCATTCGGTTCTCCCGCAAAAAACAGTGGTGGGCAAAAGAGCGGCGGTATTTTAAAAACCGGTTTAACGTGGATTCGGTGCTTTTTACGGTGATCCGTGATTTTAACATGCAGTGGGAATATTTTAAGAAAGGCCGTCTGGATACTTTCGGCATGGTGCTGCCAAAATTCTGGCACCAGAAATCCGACACCCCGGTGATCAATAAAGGATATGTGGAACGAATCTGGTTTTTCAATGATCTGGAGCAGCCGTCCAGGGGCATGTGGCTGAACCTGGACCGGCCGATCTTCAAGGATATCCGGGTCCGAAACGCCTTTGCCCACGCCATGAATATGGATAAGGTGATCAAACAGGTGTTGCGGGGTGATTATTTCCGGCTGCCCCAGGCATTTTACGGATATGGAGAATATACCGATTACACCATCAAAGCCCGGGATTATGATATTTTAAAGATCGAAACCTTGATGGGCCAGGCCGGTTGGCAAAGGGGAGCGGACGGTATCTGGCACAAAGGGAATATGCGGTTTTCCCTGACGGTAACCTATTATCTGGAAGAGCATATGCCCCGGCTGGCTGTCTTGAAAGAAGAAGCGCTCAAGGCCGGGATTGACCTGGAACTGGAGCGGCTTGATCCCACGGCCATGTTCAAGAAAACCCTGGAAAAAAAACATGATGTGGCCTGGATGGGATGGAGTACCGGCCTGCGGCCCTCCTTCTGGCAGGGGTGGCATTCGGACAACGCGCACAAGCCCCAGACCAATAACATCACCAACACGGATGATCCGGAACTGGACAAACTCATTGACCAGTACAGGGACAGTCTGGATGAAGGAGAACGCATCAAGTTGTCCAAAACCATTCAAAACAAGATCCATGATATCTGTGCCTATGTGCCATCCTATATGGTGCCCTATGTCCGGCTGGCTTACTGGCGGTGGATGCGGTTGCCCGAATTTCACGGTACCCCTGTGTCGGACAGTCTGTTTGACCCGTTTGCCTCGGATACCGGCGGGCTTTTTTGGGTTGATGAGGGTATCCGGCAAGAGACCCTTGCCGCTGAAAAAGCAGGGCAGGTGTTTGTCCCTGTTACCATCATTGATGATAAATATAAAAGAAAGGCCCGGTCCGAATGAATCAAACCGATTGTTCTCCCCTTTTAGCGGTTAAACATCTTGGGGTGTCGTTTCAGACCGACCAGGGAGCGGTCCTTGCCGTGGATGATGTCAGCTTTGAACTGGCCCCAGGGCAGGTGCTGGGCATTGCCGGGGAATCCGGGTGCGGAAAAAGTGTAACGGCTCTGAGTTTGATGCGGCTGCTGCCAAAGCCTGTTTCAAAAATTAAAGATGGAAAGATCCTGTTTAACGGAGAAAATCTGCTTGATCTCCCCATGGATGCCATGCGGTCCATCCGGGGCAAAAAAATCTCCATGATTTTCCAGGAGCCCATGACCGCATTAAACCCGGTGCATTCCGTAGGCCGGCAGATTATAGAGATTTATTCCCTGCATTTTCCGGGTATGGGCAACAAAGAAAAAAATACGGCGGCGCGGCAGATGCTTGAGAGGGTGGGTATCCCCGATGCCCGGCAGGCCATGAAAAAGTATCCCCATCAATTGTCCGGCGGGATGCGCCAGCGGGTTATGATCGCCATGGCCCTGGCTTGTGAACCTGATATTCTCATTGCCGATGAGCCGACCACAGCCCTGGATGTAACGGTCCAGGCCCAGATCATGGATCTTATTTTTCACTTTCGGGATGCCACCGGTATGGCTGTGATTTTGATTACCCATGATCTTGGGCTGATTGCAGAACATTGTGATCGGGTGGTTGTGATGTATGCCGGAACCGTGGCAGAGAGCGCTTCTGTGACGACTTTATTCCGGCATCCGTTTCATCCTTACACCAAAAAATTATTGCAATCCATACCGTCTGCGGCCCAAACGCCAAAAGAACCGCTTCCCACCATTCCGGGAAATGTACCGGCGTTGTCCGCCATGCCGGCCGGGTGTCGGTTTGTCAAACGCTGCGAATATGCTTTGGCACAATGCGAAAATCACCGTCCAAGGCTCATGCCAGTCTCATCCGGCCATTTTGCCGCGTGCCGTTTGGTCGATAATGACGAAAAAAAATCAAATTTTAATAAATAATCCTTGATTTTTAAGCAGAAGCTAATAGTATACATTCAAAGCTGCGAAATGCAGGGCTTTGAAAGTTTCGTTCTAAGGGCTGGACCCCATTGTTGGCGTGGCAGGACCTGAGTTTGAAACTAAAATTATTCACTACAAGTAAGGAGAGAGTCGCAATGGCAAATGGGATCGTAAAGTGGTTTAATGATGCAAAGGGATACGGATTTATCGAACAGGAGGAGGGACCTGACGTATTCGTGCATCATACCGGCATCAACGCAACAGGCTTTAAATCTCTTAATGAGGGTGACCGGGTCACTTTTGATGTAGAGGACGGACAGAAAGGACCTGCAGCGGTCAATGTAACTGTCCAGTAAGTCTATTTTTAAGGGGTTTTTGAGCATTGGCCTGTTCGAAAACCCTTTTTTTGCGTCCGCATTTTCTGCCGTTTTTTCAAAACCCATCCTAAATCCCTGCCCGAACAAAAATCCGTGTTTGGATAAAAAGTTGCCCATATGCAAGGCGCAAGCAAAGCTGGAACCGGAGCGTACTAAAGTACGTGAGGATTGCAGCTTTGTGCGGCAACGCCGCAGATAGGTGGCTTTTGATTCAAACATCAATTGAATCTCTCCGGTGAGAAGGGTGCCGGATCAATATCCGGCCGGTTTCCCAAAATCATATCACTGACAAGTTTTCCCGTACCTGTGGCAAAGGTAACTCCCAGCATGCCGTGTCCTGTGGCCACAACGAGGTTGTTGAATTTTGACATTTTGCCGATCACAGGCATGTCGTCATGGGTCATGGGTCTGACCCCTGCCCATTCTTCCACAACCGGGCGGCCCATCGGGGTTCTCATATATTCTCCCGCCCCCTGGATCAGTTTATTTAACCGGGGGCGGTTCAGCGAGGTTGAAAAGCCTGAAAACTCCATGGTCCCGCCTAATCGGTATCCGCTTTTCCAGGGCGTTACCACCATGTTTCTTTCATGGAGCATGCAGGGAACAGAGGGGCAGACTTCGGGACGAGCCATGGTGATGCTGTACCCCTTGCCCGGCTGAACCGGCAGAGGTAAGTCGAGCATCTTTGCAATTTCAGTGGAAAATGCCCCGGCAGCCAGGACAAACGCATTTGAAAAAAAAGTGCCCTGATTGGTGTGAACGCCTCGAATTTTACCGTGTTCACAGATAAACCCTGTGGCCCGGCACATCTCCCTGACGTTCAGCCCCCGGCTTACCAGGTTGTTTTTCCATGCCGAGACAAGACGCTCCGGACGGACATGCCGGTCATGTTCTGAAAACCAGCTGCCCACAACCGCCGGTGACAGGGCTGGCTCAAGATCCAGGGTTTGTGCCCGGGACAGTTTTTTATATCCTAACCCGAACTGTTCATTGAATGCGTTGGCGTGGTAAAATCCGTCAAAGGTCTTTTGGGATAGATAGACTGTGAGCACGCCTTTATCTTCATAATCACAGGCAAGGGTACCGTCATCGAGCAATTGGCTGAACAGGCGCTTTGAATATGACAATAATGTGTATTTATGTTTTGCGGCCCGGTTCATATGGCCTTTGCGGCAGTTCAAGGCAAAACGCAGGAGAAAGGTTATCCGGTTCATGTCCGGTTCCGGCTTAATGTAAAGGGGGCTTGTGCCGCGCAGGGTTCGGACGATTTCCTTGGAGACAACCCCCGGCGCACAGAGTGTGATCACATCACTGAAAAACAGCAGGCCGCAGTTGCCGTGGGAAGCCCCAGAACCGACGTGCCGGTCTTCTATAATAGTGACGCTTGCCCCCTGCGCCATTAAATAGTGCGCACAGGCAAGTCCAATGATTCCGCCACCGATGATAATTATGTCATTTTGGTTTGTGGTCACAATCTTTGTCTCTTTATTTAGGAGTTCGCAAATTAAAACAGTTTTTGTAATAATTCAACTGAAAAATTGTAATATTTTGTTTAATTTAATGGGCTATTGTTAATTAATCTGAATGGTTTTGCTTGGATGGGTGCCGTCATATTTGACTTCTGCCCCCATTGGACGATAACAGGCACCTTGTTTTTTGAACCTTGGCCGTGTTATTTTTGTCCAGGTCGTCATATTTTAGATCAGTGTTTTACGGAAAAGAGGGAATGGGAGAATCAGAGCATACACAAAGCGGTCGTCCGATTCTGGATATCCAGCATTTGAAAAAATATTTTCCGGTCACTTCAGGTGTTTTTATGCGCAGGACCGGTAACGTTCATGCGGTGGATGATGTCAGTTTTTCGATGTTCAAGGGGGAAACCTTAGGCGTCGTGGGCGAGTCCGGTTGCGGAAAAACCACCTTGGGCCGGTGCATCATGGGACTGTATCCATTGACCGGGGGCCGCATTCTTCTGGACGGCAAACCATTGTCCGCCATGACCCGGAAAATGCGCAAAGCCTTTTCGACCCGGGCACAGATGATTTTCCAGGACCCGTTTGAATCCTTGAATCCCAGGCAGACCGTGCGACAGATTTTGGAAGAAAAGTTCCGTATCCACGGGGTGCCCGAACAAAAAACGGCCTCCCGGATTGAATTGTTGCTGGACCAGGTGGGGCTTGACCCCGGCGCGTTGACCAAATATCCCCATGAGTTTTCAGGCGGCCAGCGCCAGCGCATCGGCATTGCCAGGGCCATCAGCATGACCCCGCAAATCGTTATCTGTGATGAGCCGGTTTCCGCCCTGGATGTGTCTGTCCAGTCAAAGATTTTAAACCTTTTGCTGGCGTTGCAGTCCGCCATGGATCTGACCTATCTGTTTATTTCCCATGATTTGTCCGTGGTGCGCCACATGTCCGACCGCATCATTGTCATGTACCTGGGCCGTATCATGGAAATTGCGGATGCCCAAACAGTATACAACCATCCGGGGCATCCCTATACCAAAGCATTGCTGGAGGCCGTCCCCATCGCTGATCCTGATCGGCCTTTGAACAGAACCCCGCTTAAAGGTGAAATTCCTTCGGCCGAACACCCGCCTCCGGGTTGCAGATTTTCCTCCCGTTGCCCCGGGGCTCGGTCCTTGTGCTTTGAAAAGGCTCCCGCGCTTTTGGATCACCACCATGACCCCGGTCATTTGACGGCCTGCCATTTTCCCATATTTGATTAATTTGTTTTTTAACTCCTTTTATGTACAGCGTATTTTATCATGAATACGCGATATGCTAAAAAAATATTTTTTGGCTTTTTGGGGATTGCATGGCCCAGGCAAGTGGGCGTGAGGGGGGGTTGCGAAAAAACAGGCTTAATGCTAAAAGTTTCCAAAATTTATGGAAACAGGCTATGATTTGTTTTCACTTCTATTTTAAAAAGGTTAAAGGAAAATTCCCAAAATAAATAAATATACCGGCTCATGGCGGCCAGTTACAATGGGAATGTAAAATGAACGGCATTTCAAATATTGGGTATGGGATAACAGGCGTCAATGCCTTTTTAGGGTGCGTTTTAAGGTCCTTCGCTTTGTATGCACTGTGGGTTATGGTCCCAGGCGTTGTGATTGTCACGGGCCTCGGGTGCACGGAGCAAACGCGTGTTGAGGAAAAAGGCTGCATCATCAAAGCAGGTTCCGTGGAAATCAGCCAGGCGGATTTTATCCGGGAACTGGAGGTCAAGCAAGCCAACTATCCCTATGATATAAACAACAGCCCCGATGAATACAACGCCATGGTCCTGGATCTAGCTTCGGATCTGTCCGATGAGGCGGTTCTGTTGGCGGCCGCTGCGGACAAGGGGATTAATGTGAGTGCCGAAGAACTTGACGCAGCCGTTGCGGAGTTTAAAAAAGATTATCCCGAAGACAGTTTTGACCGGATGCTCCTTGAAAGAGCCATATCATATCCTGTCTGGAAAAAGGGATTAAAAAAAGATATGGTCATCCAAAAATTAATCATGCAGGATCTGGTGGCATCCCAGCAAATTCATCCCGAAGATATGATTGCCTTTTATGACCGTTTGGCAGGGCCGAACAAATCCCAGAACGATGATAATTCAACGATGGTGGATGAAAACGATTTGGTGCTCAAGCTGCGGATAGAAAAGAGTCAGGACGCCTTTGGCGAATGGATGCAGGGTCTGCAGGCCGGCTATCCTGTACACATTGACAAACTGATGTTAAGCACTTTTTTAATGGATACTGGGAAAAAATAGCAGTCATGGCGGTCGGTTCCATTCGTATCCGGGCTTAATTCAGAACAAAAGATGGTAGCAATTTAACCCTTGAAGTTAGGATTTTTTATATAAGAGGCGCAAGTATGGTTAAAAAACGATGCATAGTTTTAACAGCGTTTATATTTGGTTTTTTCTGGGCGGTAAATTGCCTGGCCCAGGAGGAGGTGATGGACCGGATCGTCGCCATTGTAAATGATGATATCGTCACCTTGTCCCAGCTTGAGACGGCTGCGGACCCGTATCGGAAAAACATTGAAACCTCCCAGGAGTCTTCAACCCGAAAAAAAGAGCTGATGGGGCAAATGTACGACCAGGTCCTTAACCAGTTGGTGGAAAACAGCCTGGTGGTCCAGGAAGCCAAACGCATGGGGATTACGGTGGATGATGCGGATGTGGACCGGGCCGTGGAAAATTTTAAAAAGGAGCACAATCTGGATCAGGAACGGCTGGAACTCGGCCTGGCCGCCCAGGGCATGACCCTTGAGCAATACCGTGAAAGAATCCGGGAACAGATTACCCAGAGCATGATCGTTTCAAGGGCGGTCCGTGCCAAGATTGTTGTGACGGATGAAGAGATAAACGCATATTATAAAAGCCATTATCAGGAATTTAAGGCCAAAAAGAAGTATCATTTAAAAAATATAATCGTAAAGGATTCAACAGCCCTTGCCACGGTCCAGGCAAAATTGGAGAATGGGGTTGATTTTTCTAAGGTTGCCCAAGACGATTCGATCGGGTCCAATGCATCTTCCGGTGGTGAACTCGGCACCTTTGACATATCAAGCTTCAGCAGTGAGATCAAAGACGCCCTTGAAGGCGTCAGCAAGGGGCAGTACTCCAGGCCTGTTGATATGGGGGGCGCGTTCCAGATTCTTTATGTGGCTGATATCATTTCAATGGGGCAGGGGCCTGTCCAGGAGGAGTTGGAAAAACAGATCCAGGATATTTTGTACCGGGAACATGGGGAAGCTCAGTTCAAGAAGTGGATGGAAACCCTTAAAAGTAGTGCGCACATTAAATTAATGCTTTAAATCCGTCACTGTTGTCTATCTAAAGGAAAGTTATCCATGCAAAAAGAGCAAATTCTGATACTTGAGAACAGTATTACAAGATTGTTGCGCCGGGGGGCCAATAAGCAGCTGCTTAATATCATAAAAAAAACCCATATGGCGGATCTGTCCATTATTTTTGAAAATTTGACGCCCCTGAACCAGGAAAAATTGTTCAACCTGCTGGATAATCCCGAAGATATCGGTCTGCTGTTTTCGCATCTGTCTGAAAAGACCTTTGTGGAGACTGTCAAAATCGTCAATTTCGATAAGCTGGTGACGGTTTTTGATCACATGCCTTCAGATGATGCCGCTGAACTTCTTGGATGTTTGGACGAAGAACTGTCCGACAAGATTCTGTCCAAAATGAAAAAGGAAGAGTCGTACAATGTCGAGCAGATCATGAGTTATGAAGAAGATACCGCCGGCAGCCTCATGGTCAAGGATTACGTGGCCCTGGAAGAAGATGTCAAGGCAAAGGAAGTGATCGAGGCGCTACAGAACAAGTATCTTGATGTTGAGATGCCGTTCTACATCTATGTGATAGATGATTACGGCAAGCTTGTAGGGGTCAGTTCCCTTCGTCAGTTGGTCGTGGAATCCCCGGATAAACCCCTTAAGGAGTTTATGTCTACGGATATTGTGTCGGTCAAGCCTTATACGGACAGAGATGTGGTGGCCCGTCTGGTTTCCCGGTATGATTTTCTGGCCATACCGGTTGTGGATGATGATAACCGCATCATCGGTATTGTGACCGTGGATGACGTCATTGATATCCTGCACGAGACCGCCACCGAAGATATGCTGAAAATGGCCGGTGTGGGTGAGGATTATGTTGAGACCCAGTCTATTCTCAAAGGTACCCGCATCCGTCTGCCCTGGTTGTTTGCCAGCTGCCTCGGCGGTATTGCCAACTTTTTTATCATTGGACGCTTTGAGTCCACGTTGGCCCAGTTGACAGGACTTGCCGCGTTTATTCCCATTATCATGGGCATGGGCGGGAACATCGGTACCCAGAGTGCCACCATCGTGGTCCGGGGGATTGCCACGGGTCGGGTGAATATCCGGGATTTTGCCAAGGTCATTTCCCGAGAGCTTGGTGTGGGTTTTATTCTCGGTGTGACCTATGGCGGTCTGATTGCGGCCGTGGCCAAGATCAACTTTATGGGCGAACCCTTTTCCTGGGCCTTATCCGTGGTGGTCGGCGGATCAATTTTGTCTTCCATGACCGTGGCCGCTTTGGTGGGAACATCCGTACCCATGATTTTCCAGCGGCTCAATATTGATCCGGCCGTGGCCACAGGCCCCTTTGTTACAACCACCATGGATTTGATCAGCGTTTACTGTTATTTCACCATTACAAGGTTGCTGCTTGGTTTTTGACAACAATACGGGCGATTTTTGCACCGACGCCATATTGCTTCGCAAAATTGAATATGGAGACCATGATTTGATCATCACCTTTCTGACCCGGGACAAGGGAAAGATAAGCGTAATGGCAAAGAATGCCAAAAAGAGTGTGCGCAGGTTTTCAGGCGCCATGGACCTGTTTTCGGCGAACCATATCCAGTGCGTCTTTCCAAAAAAAAACAGGGACGCCATGATCAATTTGTGCCAGACGGTTCTTGAAAACGGATTCTCCCGTATTCGTTATGATGTGGTGAACACCGCCTATGCCTCCTACTGGACGGAAATTGTCACCCAGTGGCTGGAGGAGGGAAAAGCACAGCCCGATATTTTTGAATTGCTTTACACCGCCCTGGAGATGGTGGACGACGGTTTTATTCCCACCGAAGTGATCAGTCTGCTGTTTCAGATTCGGTTTATGCGTTTATCCGGGTTTTCTCCCGGGCTTGA contains:
- a CDS encoding lactate utilization protein, whose amino-acid sequence is MKGEIVTNPINNYWQLKLETVKQRLEANKFDVYLADSAEEAKEIALGTIIPPLGAKSVSWGGSVSFVSTGLFNTLKDCPDFEVMDTFDTSLSAEQKFELRRRSLMADLFITGTNAITEDGQLVNLDMIGNRVAAIMWGPKYVLLIVGRNKICADMGAAMYRVKNYAAPVNCMKLDKKTPCAKTGICHDCSGPDRICNYWTITEKSFEQGRIKIILVNEDLGF
- the dinB gene encoding DNA polymerase IV — protein: MILHVDMDAFFASVEQRDNPDLLGKPVIVAGHSNRSVVSAASYEARQFGIHSAMPVFQARQKCPHIIIQPGSREKYARDSRKIMAILRQFSPLVEPVSIDEAFLDITGCEKLIGTPEQTAQKIKADIVNQLALTCSVGGAPVRFLAKIASDMNKPDGLTIISPAAMTQVIDTLPIGKVPGVGAKAINQMQRLHIETLGDVKKFDLQLLNYKFGSFGQRLFQLARGIDTTPIAPERPRKSISGEVTLSHDISTPGDVKSVLLAQAHRVGNELRAANLRCRKVGIKLKFSDFSQITRSKTLGTWICASNAIFDQALSLYHGLKITKKIRLVGVGVSEFQDTETPVQRSLFDDEPQIHNRQWEAVDRAMDSVLAKFGPDALKKANLKNHKISNKYIGDQKVNPRCAVEVIITGRVQGVCFRHETQLAAQKRRLSGYVKNMPDRSVHALFQGNQENVQDMLAWCQKGSTFSEVKDVNTRTVSVDPALAHFEIRY
- a CDS encoding extracellular solute-binding protein, whose amino-acid sequence is MLFRQGLFTVSAVLFFYLSVGFIGCSSDSSQNTPASQPPSNEGLAPLVYQKLPDNIQWLTNNSDPVFASDNAKKGGMIREAIMNFPMTFRVVGPDSNGSFRSAILNNQLALINIHPVTRRIIPELATHWAYGPDKKTMYFKLDPGARWSDGVPVTARDYVYTLTFMRSEYIVAPWYNDYYTREIESVTAFDDYTIGVKSTKAVPDLYLKLGISPIPEHFFRTLGDDFVSRFNWAVVPNTGAYRITDFKKGRFIRFSRKKQWWAKERRYFKNRFNVDSVLFTVIRDFNMQWEYFKKGRLDTFGMVLPKFWHQKSDTPVINKGYVERIWFFNDLEQPSRGMWLNLDRPIFKDIRVRNAFAHAMNMDKVIKQVLRGDYFRLPQAFYGYGEYTDYTIKARDYDILKIETLMGQAGWQRGADGIWHKGNMRFSLTVTYYLEEHMPRLAVLKEEALKAGIDLELERLDPTAMFKKTLEKKHDVAWMGWSTGLRPSFWQGWHSDNAHKPQTNNITNTDDPELDKLIDQYRDSLDEGERIKLSKTIQNKIHDICAYVPSYMVPYVRLAYWRWMRLPEFHGTPVSDSLFDPFASDTGGLFWVDEGIRQETLAAEKAGQVFVPVTIIDDKYKRKARSE
- a CDS encoding ABC transporter ATP-binding protein encodes the protein MNQTDCSPLLAVKHLGVSFQTDQGAVLAVDDVSFELAPGQVLGIAGESGCGKSVTALSLMRLLPKPVSKIKDGKILFNGENLLDLPMDAMRSIRGKKISMIFQEPMTALNPVHSVGRQIIEIYSLHFPGMGNKEKNTAARQMLERVGIPDARQAMKKYPHQLSGGMRQRVMIAMALACEPDILIADEPTTALDVTVQAQIMDLIFHFRDATGMAVILITHDLGLIAEHCDRVVVMYAGTVAESASVTTLFRHPFHPYTKKLLQSIPSAAQTPKEPLPTIPGNVPALSAMPAGCRFVKRCEYALAQCENHRPRLMPVSSGHFAACRLVDNDEKKSNFNK
- a CDS encoding cold-shock protein — protein: MANGIVKWFNDAKGYGFIEQEEGPDVFVHHTGINATGFKSLNEGDRVTFDVEDGQKGPAAVNVTVQ
- a CDS encoding FAD-dependent oxidoreductase, producing MTTNQNDIIIIGGGIIGLACAHYLMAQGASVTIIEDRHVGSGASHGNCGLLFFSDVITLCAPGVVSKEIVRTLRGTSPLYIKPEPDMNRITFLLRFALNCRKGHMNRAAKHKYTLLSYSKRLFSQLLDDGTLACDYEDKGVLTVYLSQKTFDGFYHANAFNEQFGLGYKKLSRAQTLDLEPALSPAVVGSWFSEHDRHVRPERLVSAWKNNLVSRGLNVREMCRATGFICEHGKIRGVHTNQGTFFSNAFVLAAGAFSTEIAKMLDLPLPVQPGKGYSITMARPEVCPSVPCMLHERNMVVTPWKSGYRLGGTMEFSGFSTSLNRPRLNKLIQGAGEYMRTPMGRPVVEEWAGVRPMTHDDMPVIGKMSKFNNLVVATGHGMLGVTFATGTGKLVSDMILGNRPDIDPAPFSPERFN
- a CDS encoding ABC transporter ATP-binding protein; translated protein: MGESEHTQSGRPILDIQHLKKYFPVTSGVFMRRTGNVHAVDDVSFSMFKGETLGVVGESGCGKTTLGRCIMGLYPLTGGRILLDGKPLSAMTRKMRKAFSTRAQMIFQDPFESLNPRQTVRQILEEKFRIHGVPEQKTASRIELLLDQVGLDPGALTKYPHEFSGGQRQRIGIARAISMTPQIVICDEPVSALDVSVQSKILNLLLALQSAMDLTYLFISHDLSVVRHMSDRIIVMYLGRIMEIADAQTVYNHPGHPYTKALLEAVPIADPDRPLNRTPLKGEIPSAEHPPPGCRFSSRCPGARSLCFEKAPALLDHHHDPGHLTACHFPIFD
- a CDS encoding SurA N-terminal domain-containing protein; translation: MNGISNIGYGITGVNAFLGCVLRSFALYALWVMVPGVVIVTGLGCTEQTRVEEKGCIIKAGSVEISQADFIRELEVKQANYPYDINNSPDEYNAMVLDLASDLSDEAVLLAAAADKGINVSAEELDAAVAEFKKDYPEDSFDRMLLERAISYPVWKKGLKKDMVIQKLIMQDLVASQQIHPEDMIAFYDRLAGPNKSQNDDNSTMVDENDLVLKLRIEKSQDAFGEWMQGLQAGYPVHIDKLMLSTFLMDTGKK
- a CDS encoding SurA N-terminal domain-containing protein; protein product: MVKKRCIVLTAFIFGFFWAVNCLAQEEVMDRIVAIVNDDIVTLSQLETAADPYRKNIETSQESSTRKKELMGQMYDQVLNQLVENSLVVQEAKRMGITVDDADVDRAVENFKKEHNLDQERLELGLAAQGMTLEQYRERIREQITQSMIVSRAVRAKIVVTDEEINAYYKSHYQEFKAKKKYHLKNIIVKDSTALATVQAKLENGVDFSKVAQDDSIGSNASSGGELGTFDISSFSSEIKDALEGVSKGQYSRPVDMGGAFQILYVADIISMGQGPVQEELEKQIQDILYREHGEAQFKKWMETLKSSAHIKLML